The following are encoded in a window of Phragmites australis chromosome 22, lpPhrAust1.1, whole genome shotgun sequence genomic DNA:
- the LOC133905227 gene encoding ureidoglycolate hydrolase has translation MPPSRGSRLLLHLLLAAAAATATGHDDVAARRTMEEFAGFPTSYEGEGHSSPFRVDPEGLQRQIDELASFSDSPAPSVTRVLYSDKDVQARRYIKGIMDQLGLAVREDAVGNIFGRWEGSEAGLGAVATGSHVDAIPFSGKYDGVVGVLGALEAISALKRSGFQPKRSLEVIMFTSEEPTRFGISCLGSRLIAGIEELAQTLIKVVDNQNVSFLAAANSAGYKMHPEDLHSVFLKKDSYSAFIELHIEQGPILEKEGIPIGIVTAIAAPASIKVEFEGNGGHAGAVLMPARNDAGLAAAELALTVEKHVLESGSIDTVGTVGILQLHPGAINSIPSKSHLEIDVRDIDEKRRNDVIEKVCQSATEISKKRGVVLSEFKIINQDPPALSDKSVINAMEFAAKQLNLEYKLMISRAYHDSLFMARISPMGMIFIPCYKGYSHKPEEYASLEDMANGVKVLALTMAKLSLE, from the exons ATGCCCCCGTCTCGCGGCTCgcgccttctcctccacctcctcctcgccgccgcagccgcgaCCGCCACGGGCCACGACGACGTGGCGGCGCGGCGGACGATGGAGGAGTTCGCCGGCTTCCCCACTTCCTACGAAGGCGAGGGGCACTCGTCCCCCTTCCGCGTCGACCCCGAGGGCCTCCAGCGCCAG ATTGATGAATTGGCCTCGTTCTCCGActcgccggcgccgtcggtgaCCCGCGTCCTGTACAGCGACAAGGATGTGCAGGCTCGAAG GTATATCAAAGGGATAATGGATCAGCTTGGCCTTGCTGTTCGGGAAGATGCTGTTGGTAACATATTTGGCCGCTG GGAGGGTTCTGAGGCTGGACTAGGAGCAGTTGCAACAGGTTCTCATGTTGATGCCATTCCATTCTCAGGCAAATATGATGGTGTTGTTGGTGTTCTGGGTGCTCTTGAGGCAATTAGTGCGCTGAAAAG GTCTGGTTTTCAGCCAAAAAGGTCTTTGGAGGTTATTATGTTTACATCAGAGGAGCCTACAAGGTTTGGAATTAGCTGCTTGGGAAG CCGTTTAATAGCAGGGATCGAAGAACTAGCTCAAACCCTCATAAAGGTAGTTGACAATCAAAATGTGTCATTTTTAGCTGCTGCAAACTCTGCTGGCTACAAGATGCATCCAGAGGACCTGCATAGTGTGTTTTTGAAGAAAGACAGCTACTCTGCTTTTATAGAATTGCACATTGAACAGGGTCCCATCTTGGAAAAGGAAG GTATCCCCATTGGCATCGTTACTGCTATTGCTGCTCCTGCAAGTATTAAGGTGGAATTTGAAGGGAATGGGGGTCATGCTGGAGCAGTGCTCATGCCTGCAAG AAATGATGCTGGACTGGCAGCAGCTGAGTTGGCATTAACAGTTGAGAAACACGTTCTGGAATCAGGATCAATTGATACTGTTGGAACTGTCG gTATTCTGCAGCTACATCCAGGAGCAATCAATAGCATCCCAAGTAAATCACACCTAGAAATAG ATGTTAGAGATATTGATGAGAAGAGAAGGAATGATGTCATTGAGAAGGTTTGCCAATCTGCAACAGAGATATCAAAGAAGCGTGGAGTAGTGCTATCAGAATTCAAGATCATCAACCAGGATCCACCTGCCCTGTCTGACAAATCAGTCATTAACGCAATGGAGTTTGCTGCAAAACAGTTGAACCTTGAGTATAAGCTGATGATTAGCAGAGCTTACCACGATTCACTCTTCATGGCCAG GATATCACCAATGGGTATGATCTTCATTCCCTGTTACAAAG GCTACAGCCACAAGCCCGAGGAGTATGCATCACTGGAGGACATGGCAAATGGGGTCAAGGTTCTAGCCTTGACAATGGCTAAACTATCCCTGGAGTGA
- the LOC133904905 gene encoding flowering locus K homology domain-like, translated as MDGQVENPAVSTNLDNEEQANPYTDVQEQFKEEPGKPYDEESKDPGHDELGNPYTEEHANMNNKSLGDLNKEEQAIIPSQEEPANVYSEEAESKQQDDTMADDKKWPGWPGESVFRILVPAQKVGAVIGRKGDFIKKMCEESKARIKVLEGPQGVPERTVMISAKDEPDAALPPAVDGLLRVHIRITDGLDGEPDQPQRGAVTVGPTRLLVPASQAGSLIGKQGATIKSIQDASKCVLRILENVPPVALNDDRVVEIQGEPLDAHKAVGLIASHLRKFLVDRSVLPLFEMQMKAHNVPREQPMPPPQPWGPPPPWGHPPNLPPAGPGYGGNPQFMPPRPQGNYYPPPDVPPVEKQPHYGISSYGRDAPPNAAPPSGNQHQTHGSSQVTHSMQVPLSYADAVIGAAGASISYIRRHSGATISIQEGVPGEMTVEITGSASQVQTAQQLIKNFMAEASPQGPPPAPGPSAQPVDAGYNSYPPYGGASYGSPGGAGPGPRNGGNYNGGNYGGAPYPPNYGY; from the exons ATGGATGGGCAAGTCGAGAACCCTGCGGTTTCCACTAACCTTGACAATGAAGAACAAGCCAATCCTTACACTGATGTGCAAGAGCAGTTCAAGGAAGAACCGGGGAAACCTTATGACGAGGAATCAAAAGACCCAGGCCATGACGAGTTGGGGAACCCGTATACTGAGGAGCATGCGAACATGAACAATAAAAGTTTGGGGGATCTGAACAAAGAGGAGCAAGCTATCATCCCCTCACAGGAAGAGCCTGCAAATGTCTACAGTGAGGAGGCTGAGTCAAAACAACAGGATGATACAATGGCTGATGACAAGAAATGGCCTGGGTGGCCTGGAGAAAGTGTGTTCCGTATACTGGTTCCTGCCCAGAAGGTGGGCGCTGTCATTGGCCGAAAAGGtgatttcattaaaaaaatgtgTGAGGAATCCAAAGCTCGCATAAAGGTTCTCGAGGGCCCACAAGGTGTGCCAGAAAGAACT GTAATGATTTCAGCAAAGGATGAACCAGATGCAGCACTACCTCCAGCTGTTGATGGGTTGCTTAGAGTTCATATAAGGATAACCGATGGTTTAGATGGTGAACCCGATCAGCCTCAACGAGGCGCTGTTACTGTAGGGCCTACACGGCTACTGGTGCCAGCTTCCCAAGCTGGCAGCCTGATTGGCAAGCAAGGAGCAACCATTAAATCCATACAGGATGCTTCGAAGTGTGTCCTGCGAATTCTTG AGAATGTGCCACCTGTGGCATTGAACGATGACAGAGTTGTTGAGATACAGGGTGAACCTCTTGATGCTCACAAAGCAGTGGGGCTGATTGCAAGTCATTTAAGAAAATTTCTTGTTGACCGCAGTGTGCTCCCGTTGTTTGAAATGCAG ATGAAAGCGCACAATGTGCCCAGAGAGCAGCCTAtgccacctcctcagccatggGGTCCTCCTCCACCCTGGGGTCATCCACCGAACCTTCCTCCTGCTGGCCCAGGTTATGGTGGGAATCCACAGTTCATGCCTCCACGACCACAAGGCAACTATTATCCTCCTCCTGATGTGCCCCCTGTGGAAAAGCAACCACACTACGGAATTTCTTCATATGGACGTGATGCACCTCCGAATGCTGCTCCTCCCTCAGGGAATCAACACCAAACACATGGGTCTTCTCAA GTGACACACAGCATGCAAGTTCCTCTTTCCTATGCTGATGCTGTGATTGGGGCAGCTGGTGCCAGTATCAGCTACATCCGCAGGCATAGTGGTGCAACTATAAGTATTCAAGAAGGTGTTCCTGGAGAGATGACAGTGGAGATAACAGGAAGCGCCTCACAAGTACAAACTGCTCAACAGCTGATCAAG AATTTCATGGCTGAAGCATCTCCACAGGGCCCCCCACCAGCTCCTGGTCCATCGGCTCAACCAGTCGATGCGGGCTACAACTCTTACCCGCCTTACGGGGGCGCATCGTACGGATCTCCAGGTGGTGCGGGTCCTGGTCCTCGCAACGGAGGAAACTACAATGGAGGAAACTATGGCGGCGCACCCTACCCCCCGAACTACGGATACTAG